One Luteitalea sp. genomic window, ACGCGTCTCAATGAGAGCCCCACTCGCGACGAGCGCTTTGACCTGGCGTCGGAAGCGCACGCGCTCCGTTCGTGGAACGTCGAGCGTCTGCATGAGCTCTTGGAGATTGGCGGGGTGGGTCACGCGCTCGCGAATGCTCTGGAGGATTTGGTCCTGGGACGGCATCGTAGTCAGAAAGCAGGAATCAGGAATCGGGTAACCGGAAACGGGACACAGATTTTCCAACCGTGGTGCATCTCCACCAGTCTACAGGGTGTGTGACCGACGTGACGGACGAGGAGCTGGTCGGGCACGCCGGGCAGGGAGACGAGGCCGCGTTCGCCACGCTGGTCGAGCGACACAGCCGCGCGGTCTATCGGGCCGTCCTGGCAGCGCTCCCGGACGGCAGTGAGGCTGACGATGTGGCGCAGGACGTATGGGTCATGGTTTACCGGCGCTTGGCTTCGTTTCGAGGGGAGGCACGCTTCCGGACCTGGCTACTGGCGATCGCCTGGCGAAAAGCGCTCGACCGTCGCCGCAGTTTGCATCGCTGGATGCGCACGCTCGTCACCGAG contains:
- a CDS encoding sigma-70 family RNA polymerase sigma factor, which codes for MVHLHQSTGCVTDVTDEELVGHAGQGDEAAFATLVERHSRAVYRAVLAALPDGSEADDVAQDVWVMVYRRLASFRGEARFRTWLLAIAWRKALDRRRSLHRWMRTLVTEAGDGLDGLRATTQHPSGAHVARAHSPEQLLLDAEKDAAVRKLIQSLPRRLRDPLLLAGTQEASYAEIADLLDIP